CAGCATGGATGGAAAGTACGTTTTAGCTGGTGGAGAAGATGACCTAGTTCAGGTTTGGAGCATGGAAGAACGCAAAGTTGTTGCCTGGGGCGAGGGGCATAACTCCTGGGTGAGTTTCGAGCAGTTATTACTTACCTTGGTTTCTATGCAGCATTCATGCTTATTCTCTTAACTTGTGTCTGGCAGGTCAGTGGTGTGGCATTTGATTCATATTGGTCAGCACCAAATTCAGATGGCACAGATGAAAATGTGGTCTACCGTTTTGGTTCTGTTGGTCAGGtacattttcaaaataaaaggcTCATATTTTTGAGTTTACATGTCACTATTTTACTTGGTCTTTAATTTGCTCATTCAAGATTAAACGTTTCTGTGTTCCATAATATTTTTCTTGCCTTGGTCAtaatatgattttcaaagacTGATCTGTTTTGAGGTGTTTCTGCTTGACAATCTCCTTTCTAGCTGTTTTTGACTTGATACCTCTTTGAAGGACACACAATTGCTCTTATGGGATCTGGAAATGGATGAAATTGTAGTACCAATGCGCCGTCCTCATGGTGGATCACCAACTTACAGCACGGGGAGTCAGTCCTCTCATTGGGATAGGGCTTGCCCTGTTGGTACGCTGCAGCCTGCTCCAAGCATGCGAGATGTTCCAAAGCTATCGCCCCTGGTCAGTCACCGTGTTCACACTGAACCACTCTCTGGCGTGATGTTTACTCAGGAATCAGTTCTTACTATCTGCCGTGAGGGGCATATAAAGGTTTGGGTGAGACCAGAGTTTGGTGAAACTCAAACTAGCAACTCAGAGTCTTTACTAGGTACTAGTTTGAAGGAGAAGCCACCGATATCAGGAAAGGTTGTCAGTTCCAAGTTTCAAGCAATGACCTAACAGTAATCACATTTTGTGTGTGTTTGGGGGAGGGGGTTGCAGAACGGCGTATTCACTAAATGGAGCTCCATCTACAAATGCTAGTAACCATTTATTTGTCTTCAGATTTGCTTGCACTGAGATTGACCAACTAATTGTATAGCGAACAATGAAGATGCTGTCGGGAACATCAGGAGGTTAGAAGAGTGTCGAAGCAGCTTGTAAGTATGATAGGCAAAAATAATTTGAGGTTTGTCTCTTGAGAGATATGTAATTCCTATTTCCTCCCTTTGTTTTCAGCCAATTTTGCTAAGAAACAGTTGGTTGACAATTACTTATATTGGATTAACTCATAGTACGAAACATTTAGAGCTGTTTGTCATCGAATTTTTCTTTTGCCTGTTGGTTAGGTGAGGCAACAACCTGCAAAGAACAAGATTTAGGGTGATATTGGAAGGAGGTGAATCATTATTTCGttgttattgttttgttttttttttcgaaaTGCTTTGTCTTGTTTTCCATATTAGTTGTCATGTTTCATTTTTCCGTAACTACAATGATGTGTTGCAGTTGAGTCCAAACATATCCACTATGTAGCTTTTCAGTCTACAAACATACCAACTAACCATGTAGCTTCTGCTATCTAAGCCAAGCTAGACTGAAAAGAAGGATTGAGTTATGAGTTCAGTAGAATCAAGCAACTTTATTCTAAGTTTAAAAATTCGTTTAATatgtacaaatattttattcagGACTCCATAAAACAGAACAAATTCTGgtaatttgttattttgtttgattaaGTACAGTTCAAATCAGCAAATTGCCATCTACCTCCTTGTTGTAACCATTTCAGACTGTGTTAATACATATAATGAAAATTCTGCTGTTGCTATACATTATTTAACTCCGTGTATTGGTCTTTCCcctggaaaaataaaaaataaatgttaaaataaacATTCGTTTCACTTTGTTTGACGTAATTTGACTTGATACTGGAGTTAAACATGTCATATAACATTTGTACGGCTACAAAAAgcttaaatataaaaatgtataagGAAATAACGGAGGGAGAGTATTAACAAGGGCGTAAAATACTAAATTGATGAACTTACCGCATTTCTTGACATACTTGTTGGAAACACCATCATTTTTCAGTCACTGGATACTGAGGAAAAAAGGAATATGTTTATACAAAGGCGGAGCCACAATTTTCAATGTAGAGTGTAGTGTAAGAGCAAAAGTTACTAGGTTCAGCCAGACCTGTATTCAGGCATCTAGCTTCGCCCCTGTTTTTATACATTAATGGTGGTTGTCACGACTGTTACTCTTCAGCAGCTTCGCTGACCTTAATCTCCAAGAATCGCTCAACTGGCTGACGACAAATAGGACAACGATTTGTTTGGAACCTCAAAACTTGTGCACATCCACTGCACATGCACTGGATTTAAGATGCACAGTTAGTTTTCATATCCATCAATAGTGTTACATCACAATCATTTTAAACaagaaagatgaagaagagtGTTAAGATAAAAGAGTAGAATACATACCATGTGGCGGCATGGAAGTACAGTAGTGTCTCGAGGTTCAGAAAGACATACGACACATTCCTTCCCATTATCGTTTCCATCAAAGTCCTTATCAACTGAATTCCCGATGCCATAAATCTCTTGCAATTCATACCTCATGCCATTGACCCAGAGGATTTGCTTCACCACCCTAATTTTGAATTCGCCTTTCTCCTTTTCAAAAACTGCCTGAGTAATCTGGAAATTTGTGGACACTGCATTTCCATCCTCCAATGCCTCTGCCTTCACCGCCAGCTCATATATATCTGCATTACACAAGTCTGCCTCTCCAAACATGGAAACATCAATGCCACTTCTAGAGGATTGCCTAAATTTCTGAGATAAACCTTTTTTAAATTGAATGGTTATTGGTGGAAGTAAACTTTCCTTCATAGGAGTCAAGCAACAATCTTCACCTTCTTTTGCAAAGAAAATGACAGTCAAGCTGcaattaaacaaaacaaaaaaaaaagtacttttattATCTCAGGGCAGACAATATCGTGCGAGCAGAGGCAGAgccaaaatttttaatttctcaatTATAAAGGTGGCTCGGTCTCTGGTAGATATACTTTACCACTACCTCGTGgacaatatatacaaatttacaCATATTTAACGACCAACAATGACTGTGGTGAAACAGTAATTACTACATTTCGGCTTCTTTACTAGTGATCTTAATTTGTGAATCGGGCCCAATGTAGATATCGAACATCAAGAGGGAGGATAATGTTTACCTTCCAGCTACGGTAGCATCGAAATCGAAAGCGACGAGGTATTTTCCAGGATTAGCTTCATCCGCCTCTATCCTTAGAGTCTCCTTCTTCAGATTCACATCATTACGTATCGTCACAGCTTTTTGATGCTCCACATAAGGTGCAGGCGTTGGAGGTATCATGGGTGGTCCACACGGGTAACCGCCATTAACCCAATTTGCATAATTAGGGTTCATAGGGTGGTGGGAATGCTGTTCATACGGCGGCGGATAATAACCCGGGTACTGATAGTACGGTGTCGTATTACGATTTTGCTGATAAGAATATGGTGGCGATGCTGCGTCAAATACGTAACTGTTGCCGGTGATCTCCCGCTGTGGCAGGTGGCTCCGCCGGTGGCTGTAATTTCTTCTCCGGCCATTCATACCATTACTTCCGGTATTACCCATCTAAATAATTTCTACCCTTTtacccaaaatcaaaatttatctCCCAAATTAAAGATCATGGGTAAAAgggattaattaattttgtggtaATGGCAATTGGCAAAGggttaattatgttataattaaATGGATTAATTGAATGGAACTGGAATATTAATTGCATGTATTAGCGGTTGGCTTATAATTTTTCTTCGTTTTAGATTGCATGCATGCATAATTAACATGTATGTTTTAATAGTATTAACTTTTTGGATTAAATCAACGTATcataatatgtatattaaaagcggtattgcattattttgataaatgtttaatgagtatatattttattcatgttaggttttatttatttgataagttTTTTTATTAACGTGGGATTAATCTATTACTGAAAAACGTTTATAAAGcactttcaaaatatatattattaaaattttaaaaatactctCAACATAAAAGCAGACACATCGATAAAGAGATTTTGTTTCTATCCTTATTGATGTTATTTGTTACCAAATAAAACAACTATAATTGAGTTATTTACTCACCTATAAATGTTATTAATAATCTTTCGACCTTCTCATTATTTAATTAGCAGTTTTGCAAGTCTTGTACCAGTTATCTATtgaacattttattattttctgatTGAAttttcttggaataaaaatgaGTAGACTTGTATCAATTGTCtatatatcaaatattgatCAACATTTAATTATACTGTCTTTAGCTTGCGTGATCAATAAAAttcgttttaaaaaaaaaagatttatttaaACACACACTTGTTTATCACCAAATAGTATATTACATGCATGGAGCATTAACCATACAACtccaatttattttcttgaggCTAAACAGACACATATATAAACACTCGATATGAGTAAATTTTCTCTCCAAATTAACCAACTCGGGGAGTTTGTACAACATAGTCCAACACGTTAACAAAAAGACGAACTCGATTACATCTAAGATCCTTTGTTACTGGAGAACCATTGAGTACATTTGGAATATTAGTTAGTCTTCGATTTTCCTTCTGAATTATTCTCTTAGCCAACTTTGCTGGTACTCCAAGAAGTTCTGGCCATGTATCCTTTTTAACCCCTATgattaatttatacatatatgatgaaaatagtaATAAACACTATTTATACATGCACAAACAATTaggtaatataataattataaatttataataatatataggaATTACTATAAGCACGAGATGAAGAGTTTTTATTAACCAAACCTGGACAAATGGACTGCGCGGTGAGAGGTTGGATATAGACTGTTCATAAGATAATTAATTTTCGttacaataataaatacaaataaatgtgaaaaaaCTACTACTAAAAGATGCgtcattgaaatatgaaatttttgataaaattcacGTTTTTTTTAATAGcgaaagggaaaaaaatgaaaattaatgagAGGAGAATAAGGACTAATTACTTGATGAAAGAAGCAAGAAAGCTACCACTAGAGTTAACTTCTCCATAATCTTTTATCTAAATTTACTTTGCTTTAATTTTGTGTGTGTTAGATTCATTTGGTTTTTATGGAgatatttataggaaaaactAGTGTTTTTTAAAGCAACCATAgcatattattaataataaatattgttgaagaTAAGTGTGATGAGTTGTCAACTATAGGctgttattaattaatttttatttatttgttgacattttgtataaattgattttcttgtaGTTCTCctttacttaaaataaaattgtattatcGTTGAATGTTTTACAATATTACGTgttctttagaaaaaaaaaaatccaacacGTACGGTTTAAGCAAATGATCTatataattaatactaatgtCAAGATTTTTAGGCTTTAATTAATCATGAAAGTACTTGTATTAATTTTAGTGTTTGCTATGAGTCTAAGTTTTCgcttaaaaaaatatgtgtatgtAAGGAGCGACTCTGTTAGAAATTGACCATACGATTTAATTAGGGCTCggatttatcattttaaaataaaatttgattcataagtttatgttttataaatttttttgttattttaaagtTCGCAATAAAATATCCGTGTTTGACATGGATAaattatcattactattattttgattttttgtactacttattttttttataaaattatatgaatctGAAAGTTTGTAATGGTATgtaatgataaatatttatttataaagaaaCATGAACATAtgtgatttataaattaatgcGACTTCTTACGATATTTCAATACTTTGTTTATTAGATACGTTTTTTAGATTTGACAAGATTGTATAAGAGTTACGTTGAGGAAGTTTTAATAACTTTCACAAATTATGAGATTTtgcatatttattaaataattaacacaatttaagaaattcaaattatataaaaaaaataatcaaattttggaTATATTCTAATCATATCCGAACGACCCTAATAATATAGAATTCCCAATTTTTGAATAGTGAACTCggacagttttttttttttttttttttttataaaataaaatacttatatagTATTTAGCTTAGGCATTTTAAGCAAATGATTATTGAAAAAAGTTagaaattgatataaatattttcgaaatgaattgtttttgttttttttgttcaacCTATAGAAGGAGCACTATGATATATAAGATGGGGGGATATTTAAAAAAAGCATATATAAAACACATTTTTCTAATTGCCTTTCAAGTTTGAACTTTGATTATCAAAAGtccaaaaatcataatataaaaacaaagaaagtgACCCTAATCGTGCAAACATTAATTCTATtaatacaatttttctttttcaatacattatattacataaatttggtttttcaatttcataagaCCAATGtttacattttaaatattgGAATACGCATAACTAGTTCTTTAACAACCGGATAAATTAAATCTTCTGGAATAATAATTGAgtttatcataaattatttataaattcatacgtatatgagaaagaaaaaaaaacattagatATACACAAACAAGAAGGATCATTTGATAGTTGGTTAGAGTTATATAGATATTAGTAATGTACATGTTTAGTTTTAAGTAAACCTATGTATTATTTCATACATATAGTCGTTTGGTAGTTATGGTGGCGAATTAGTTAtagataaatatttcatcttcTATCTCGCATAAAATAGTATATAGATTATCTCATAACttatacatgtattagttatgcgAGTTTCTAAATTACCAATCAAATGTCATATTAATGTTATATATGAATAACTTAATCTCTATCTATTTACCAAATATCGTATAAATACACGAATAACTTATTTCTTATCTAGCTATGAATGAACATAATAGTAATATAAAGGAATATATGATAAGATGATGAGTTTTAAAAACCAAACCTTGGCAACTGGATTGAGCCGTGAGAGGTTGAGTAAAGActgttcatatataaaataatttacatcaatttttgtttgaataagCTGAAAAATATGTGTAAAAATACTACCCAAAAAAAAcgaattttatttataaattaaatatgggAATTAATTAATGAGAGATGGAAATAAGGACTTATAACGTACATGAAGAAAGAAGCAAGAAAACAACCATGATTGTTAACTTCTCCATATAACTAACTACTTATGCTTTAATTAAtccaaataataaaatgaataaaaacaaaataactaCTTGTAGAAATGCTCTTGGTGCAAGTTAATTACtctaattaagaaaattatgccTGAATTTCTTCCTAAAAATGAGtagacttttatttttaatatgatctCAAATTTTTCAAACATGTTCTAATTACATTTAATAGATAAGTCATCCCTTTTAAactaaagaaattaaagaacTTCTCTAATTAAGGAATTACGAAAACTTCCATCTACACtcacaaataatttaaagtaaataCAATATGTTTGGAAGTTATCTCAAAATAACTACTTATGCTTTAATTAATCCAAAtaataaaatgactaaaatagaataaacacaaaataaaagaaagccACATTTATTTATCACCAAATATTGAATTACAAGCCTGGAGCACTAATCATACGGCtccaaattttattcttgaCCTAATAAGCTGGTTGATGTATACATTCGAAACAAATAATATGTTTCttcgtatatatataaatatatatatttttttaaccaaTTCGAGGAACTTGTACGACAAAatccaaaatattaataaaaagacGAACTCGATCACATCGAAAATCTTGTGTAACAGGTGAACCATTTTGTACATTTCCAATATTAGTTAGTCTTGGATTTTCCTTTTGAATTATTTCCCTAGCCAATCTTGCTGGTACACCAAGAAGTTCTGGCCATGTTTCTTTTCTCACTcctgtaataatttattaacatttatgaaaaaaataaataagaattattATATATGGGCAAATAATTTAGCAATATACTATATGATAAATTAAGAAGAGTTTTATAAATCAAACCTGGGCAACCGGATTGAGCCGTGAGAGGTTGAATCACTGTTCATATAGAATGATTAACTATTAATTTTTGTctgaataaataggaaaaagaaaatactactaaaaatataaatatgttaatttcatttgaaatattttattacttgATAGAAAGTcagttgaaaacatttcataTGAATTAATTCCCAACtgatttctttcaaaatttgcatattttaattatagtggaagtaaaaacatataaatatgagaattagtaaaaaatatattttattaaaatatatatatatattcactaatcaaacatgaaaaaaaatcagaagAGACAATACTATGCAATTATTCcaacaaataaattcattttcttgatGTTAAGGAGCTTATTTTcccataaatttattttatcaaaaaataaaaaaagatcttTACTACTCAAACATGATAATTCAGAAAGACAATTATATGCACTATTCCAACAAACTAATTCAAGATTGATGATTAAGGAacttcttttttctaaaaaaatgaatttcattaaagaaaaaataattttactaactgaacatgaaaaaatcagaaaatatttttttttctatatcgAAGAAAACCTAAATGAGAATTAATAAGAGAGGGAAATAAGGGCAAATTAACATACATGATGCAAGAAGCAAGAAGACAACCACAAGAGTTAACTTCTCCATAgtcttttcttctaaattttctaGTTTTGATGAGTTGCATTCATTTGGTTTTATGGGGATATTTATAGGAGATATTTGTTTCCCTAATAACCAAACCATatagtaaattaattaatttaattttgaagagATAAAGCTTGATGAGTTGCCGACTACatgtttgttgattttttctttatatgttGACATTTTGCATCCATTGACGTTCTTGCTTGTTGtactttatattactaaaataatcatataaaaattgagTGTTTTACGAAATACCATGTAGATtttgacataaaaaattatCGATGTAAACTTTgattaaaatgcaaaaaaaattgtagagtATAAGATTTTTGATATAGACAAAGCATTTCTtatcaaaattcacatttttttttcatactagAAAGATAAATTAGAAGAAACAATCTGTTTTAGAATTtgatagtttaaatttaaatgaaaaagtcTCACGTAAAAGATAAAATACTCCCAACACGAAGCAATCCATTCCCGTTTCTCAAAGTTCGAACTATAATTTCATTTAAGCTACAATTATACTTATTATTTAcggtaattttttttgatggttagaaaaccaaaaaaataaaagaataatataaaagGTCAAAGGAACATTAgcgaatattttgaaaaaagacgtaaataataattaagacaCATTCGTGATAGggtttaaaattgtttttgaaCTTTGGTGATCATTTAAAAGTCCAATTAATaaccaaaatattaaataaagatagTTGCTCTAATCGTTCAAACATTGTAGTACGAAATTTCCTTTTCaatatacattatattataGTACAAGTTTGGTTAATTGTTGATGATACGCAATCTTCtacttttgttatttatattacaTAATGATCAATGACCATTTCTTTGTTTAAgatataaaaatgaagaaatcttGTAAATAGccaataaaataatcttaattaggttttataattatattttgctgaTTACAATTCATAGATATATGTTAGAGGGAGGATATAGACGAACGAGATTGGAAGAGGAAGGAGAAAGGCAAGCGAGAGAGGGCACATAGTGGAGAAAAACgaattgtatttatatatctgtcatataattgtatatatgttactgatatacatatgtatcaatgattatattatatatgatagttatacatatgtatcaataattatatttgtatatttgcatACTTCTCTCTACATATTATATAATATGCATAGGTATCAAAAAATGCAATAGTATTAAAGAAATACAATTTGTATGACTgaataaattgtatataatcataTCAATTAGAATATGTACAAGAGCAGAGAAAGGTGAGAGGGGATGTAACAGATAAAATTAAGTTGCAAGtgataattaatgaaaattataattatgttaccTAATTAACTCGAATCCTAATCCCTAATTTGGAACTTGGCTCGTGACACCCATTTCAAGTCTTAcaaaatattgatgatgatgattggtATGGACTGATGGACTGGGCCTACTGGGCCCATGGAAATTAGAGGCCCACTTACAAGTCCATCAGTGGCCCAATCTTTGTTTGTTCTTTCATCCACGTATTACCTGTCATTTTTATTCGATAAAACGAGAAAATACATAGTTGATTTTggaaagtaataataattaaatcatagTCGAAGTTTCTATATATTTggaaatctcttttttttttctggtaATAAGATGTGAATATTACCATACAACTAAAATAATTCAGCAATCTTCACAATTTAAACTCACGCAAAAATAATTAACGTTCAactttaaaaagtaaatgaactaCATTCATATATAACTTCAAATACAAGGTATGGATTTCAATATTGTTAAACCTAACTCCAGCATGTCTGAAATGGATATATGTgcaaaagaaatttaataaatgtttcaaaataaatttttcaatgattttttttcagaTTGATACTAATAAACTAATATCACTAATTAGCCTCCATAGACTCATGCATTACACTCAttctaattttcctttttttttttttcagtttaaatgtttttgaaattaatttatttttctcaaattaagaaaaataatttttctttaaaaattaaataaaacatttctCAGAACTCTACTTTatccttttttaatattttttcttaccCTACCCCATACTTGTATCCGACTCTCCCATccagaaaaagaaattatttaatttttaaatatatttttacccCCTACCCCAAACCAATCCCAGCCCCCCTCCCACCAGGAGCGTAGACACATCTATGTTAGGGCGTCCAATTGAATACCTTTTGTCGAAAAAAAATACCTTATACAAGTAAAATGCTACATAAAGTGGTTAACTAACATACTTTGAACACTCTTGACATAATTAAGTTGTTATAGCCTAGTGATTTAAGATGTCTTGAATATGTATTTAGATATCTTTTATGCGCTAGTGCTCATTCAATTCTTACTtacaacatttttaaaaaatatgttaaatttttgggataatgcccaagtacccctcaacctatgcccgaaatctcacagacacacttatactatactaaggtcctattacccccctgaacttattttattaataatttttttacccctttttagcttacgtggcactattttgtgggcccaacgatggttgacttttttttcctaactagtgccacgtaggctaaaaagggatagaaaattacatataaaataagttcagtgggataataggaccttagtataatataagtgtgtctctggaatttcggccataaattgagggggtacttgggtattttccctaaattttttaaatttcattttttactccACCCCATAATCCTGACCCCTCCCCCCACCCCATACCCATATGAGTAGTAGATTGTGGTTATAAACTATGTACATAGACGAAGTTGATCTCCTACTGGTCATGTACACTTCTGATTATTATTATgagttaatatataatttaaattattaggtTACTATATATGTGGCTTCATATAGACGAGATtcagcttcttctttttttttttttaaagttctaCGTAGATTGGAGAACATATCatagtttaaaattaatagttaagatataattaattaaagtataaaattctaattataGTTATTTACCTTCGTATATTTatcttttagatattttaatttataatccATTATATTTGTCCTAAATGTGAATTAGCTTGTGAAGAGATGACAATGCAATATAGGATCTTCACGTGGACCGTGCGACTTCTATGCTTAGGTATTTACGTGATTAGATGATTAAAATCGTGACTCATAATTAGAGATGTattcaagatttaaattttaaaatttaatatttattattaagctttcaaatattaatttcttaGATAATAATATATGCTTtacattgaaaatattgaattcaaataaatttcttGCCGATACTCAACAAATGGCACTAATCCTAATTAAAGAGAAAtgaagatgaaataaaattaaatttcttattataATTAACATATTTGGACACCGTATCTGAGATTGAGCTTCATGGGGTCTAATTTGGATAGTAAATCTAGTCAACTAtgaactaaaaaggaaaaaatataaaagaaaaaagaataacaataaGCTCACAATTAGGTAAATGTAatataatagtatattttattaattaaataatttttaaacaaagATAAAGatacatctttattttttaatgaacatGCAACTAAGAAAATGGTGTaacaaagaaatacaataatacactattttataaattgaattaataaaaaaattaccaagtaaagaaaaagaaaacaataaaacactaaagtattttaattaaaaaattttaactgatataaaacttttcacatgaaTTCAGAATAATTAGTGAAACGTTAAAAATATATCAGATTTTTCACGTGAAAGCTAAACAGATATCAGTCTTTTAACGTGAATTCGAATCTATTAGTAAAAAGCTGAACAGTTTTCagaaatcatgaaaaatatatataaaaaaagaatatggaATATTTTTAAACCTAACTCCAGCATGTCTGAAATGGATATATGTgcaaaagaaatttaataacagtttcaaaataaagttttcaatgaatttttttcaGATTGATACTTATAAACTAATATCACTAATTAGCCTCCCTAGACTCATGCATTACACTCATTCTAATtttccccttttatttttttttcggtttaaatgtttttgaaatcaatttttcttcaaaaattaaataaaatatttcccAAAACTCTACTTCAACATTCAAGATTTTTTTCTTACCCTACCCCTTGTATCCAACCCTCcccatccaaaaaaaaattatttaacttttaaatttcaaatatatttttacccCTACCTCAAACCAATCCCCAACCCCCCTCCCATCAGGAGCATAGACACATGTATGTTAGGGCGTCCAATTGGATACCCTTCGTCGGAAAAAACACCATATATGCAAGTAAAATGCTACATGAACtgattaattaatatacttTGAACACCCTTGACATAATAGATTGTTATAGCTTAATGATTTAAGATGTCTTGAATGTATGTCTAGACATCTTTTATGAGTTAGTGCTCGTTCAATTCTTACTTgcaacatttttcaaaaatatgttaaattttttaaatttcatttttcactcCACCCATATCCTGACCCCTCCCCCCATACCCATATGAGTAGTAGTAGATTGTGGTTATAAACTATGTACATAGACGAAGTTGATCTCCTACTGGTCATGTACACTTCTGATTATTATTATGAGTTAATATATAGTTTAAATTATTAGGTTACTATGTGGCTTTACGTAGACGAGATTTAGCTCCtttctatttctctttttttcattttttcaagttCTACCTTAGATTGGAGAACATATCatagtttaaaattaatagttaagatataattaattaaagtataaaATTCTAATCATCGTTATTTACTTTCGTATATT
The sequence above is a segment of the Solanum lycopersicum chromosome 10, SLM_r2.1 genome. Coding sequences within it:
- the LOC101268819 gene encoding probable E3 ubiquitin-protein ligase LOG2, whose protein sequence is MGNTGSNGMNGRRRNYSHRRSHLPQREITGNSYVFDAASPPYSYQQNRNTTPYYQYPGYYPPPYEQHSHHPMNPNYANWVNGGYPCGPPMIPPTPAPYVEHQKAVTIRNDVNLKKETLRIEADEANPGKYLVAFDFDATVAGSLTVIFFAKEGEDCCLTPMKESLLPPITIQFKKGLSQKFRQSSRSGIDVSMFGEADLCNADIYELAVKAEALEDGNAVSTNFQITQAVFEKEKGEFKIRVVKQILWVNGMRYELQEIYGIGNSVDKDFDGNDNGKECVVCLSEPRDTTVLPCRHMCMCSGCAQVLRFQTNRCPICRQPVERFLEIKVSEAAEE
- the LOC101256437 gene encoding trypsin inhibitor 1-like, whose translation is MEKLTLVVAFLLLSSIYIQPLTAQSICPGVKKDTWPELLGVPAKLAKRIIQKENRRLTNIPNVLNGSPVTKDLRCNRVRLFVNVLDYVVQTPRVG
- the LOC101254438 gene encoding trypsin inhibitor 1-like; translation: MVWLLGKQISPINIPIKPNECNSSKLENLEEKTMEKLTLVVVFLLLASLIQPLTAQSGCPGVRKETWPELLGVPARLAREIIQKENPRLTNIGNVQNGSPVTQDFRCDRVRLFINILDFVVQVPRIG